One Vicia villosa cultivar HV-30 ecotype Madison, WI linkage group LG5, Vvil1.0, whole genome shotgun sequence genomic window, cattttttaacaaaaccgcacggttcggttcggtttgcggtttgtattttgtaaaccgaaccaaatcgaatcaaaccgcattatgttacaacttaaattttacttaactcacatctaacccaaacttaaacctattatacattagccttatgattacgaacaattttctcatccttacacatataatttcagtctcaatcttctcaaatctctaatcataatcgcaccttctttgtcacatacatcttctcttttcttctataatctctactctcttatattctttctttttcaccttctcatttttatgtaaatgttccatatttcagtttcgtttttatcgcacatcttcttctctaatctctcaacactttttttttctttttcaccttcactaatctttcgtctcttctattttttgttccattataataatttttatattattttatgtttaatatttcacttttgtctaatttaatttttacatattaaatggaaaattgttgtcaaaatatgacgagttttgttgttatttgatagtgtatgaatgtctaaatacaaaattatgttgtcatctctATGTGTATGTAtgtctcaataaaatatttgtaaaaaatcgaaccaaccgaacctaaccaaaccgcattagtttggtttggtttggttcggattttttttaaaagccaaccgaaccaaaccaaaccgcactattttttctcttgcggttcggatgatttttttcgtcaaaaccgcccaaaccgcaccgtgAACATCCCTAGTATAAGATAACAAAAAGACTATTTTAACTTGTTTTGGGTCGAATAAAGGCCCAACAATATCGATCTAACACTAAAAGTACAGTCCAAAGAGCAACGAACAAGTAGATCCTTGCTAGAAGACCAGCAGCCATATTGTTCTAACACCAAAAGCACGGTCCAAAGAGCAATGAACACGTAGATCCTTGCTACCACCCACCAGATACAGGCTACTAGCTCACCACCTGTTGTTATATCTGATAAGATAATCCCCACAGTAGACTAAATAGGGACAATTTTAGAGTTATTAATCCTGGATAGCGGAGCGGAATGGCAGACTCAAAATTGGGATAGCGGAATAGTGAAAAGCGGGATAATTTTGTATaaataatcattattatttttctactATAATAATAAGAAAACATAAGCCACCAAATTTCCTTTCATGCCCTGATTAAGGCTAATATATAGGAGTATTAATTAGGTTTAATAcaattaaaattagattttaattatgCATTGGAACATACATTTACACGCATGTTGTCAAGGTTTATGATTGTTTTGGTGACTTTCCATTTTCCAACGTGAAATGCATGTATACTTGCACAATGAAAAACGTAAAGCCACTTTGGTTAGCAATGCAAACACTTAAAATCATCCAATATAAGTAGCAAGCACATGCAGTGTGTTTTCTGTTTGCAAAGGTATCGTGCCCATGCCCCATACCTTATGATTTATGCATTTGTCTCCACAACTTTTCTTTCAGATCCGTCGTTtccatttttatgtttttggtcCGCCGTTTCCATTTTTCTCGCAATCGAGAATCCCAAATACTAAGATTCGTgttcacaacatcatcatctccATATTCGTGTTTCGTATCTCTCTTGATCGATCGTTATCTTCATCCTTCCGTCTTCAATATTTGAAGTGGATACTGCAGAATTAGATTTTAGTTATTGGAAACTGTTGATGACAACACATATAAAAATTCacaatatttggagttttgtggATCCCGGCTTACAACAAGGAGGTGATGAAGTCGCTCATAGAATTGACCAGTTGGCACTTTCACAAATTCATCAAGGAATTGATTACTCAATATTTGGCAAAATAGCAAATACGAAGATAGCTAAAGAAGCGCGAGACATATTAAAGTTATCACATAAAGGAGCAGAGAAGATTCAGAAGTCCAAATTACAATCGATGCGTATAGAATATGAAAGGTACGAAATGTCTAATTTAGCAACAATAGAAAAATATTGTTCTCGTGTTATAAATCTCGTCAATAAGATGAAAGTATATGGAGAAGAAAATTTCTGATAGCAAAGTGGTAGAAAAGATTCTACCTATGATGTTGATGAAATTTGACATGTGGTGATTAGAATAATTGAGTCACACGAAACAGACACATTGTCTGTAGCAGAGTTACAGGGAAGCATTGAAAATCATGTCAGCAGAATATCAGAAAAGACAGAGAAAGTAGTAAaagaagaatctctcaaaagtcaGGTAAATTTCAACAACACTGTTGAATCAAGTCTTACTAGAGAAGAAATAGGTCAAAATAATTACAGTAGTGAAAGAGGAAATTATAGAGGCAGAGGACGTGGAAATTATGGAGAAAGAAGACGTGACAATTTCAACCAATGGAGAGACAATAATTTTAATCCATCCAATCATGGAAGAGGTGGAAATAATTTTGGATTCAACAATCGTGGTCGAGGAAATAATTTAAGATTTGACAATCGTGACTGAGGAAGAGATAACTATTATCAAGAAaggtaaaattataatttttatcatTGTGGAAGGTTTGAACACAAAGCAGCTGATTACAGATACAAACATCAGGAAAATGTGGTAGAAAGTTCGTGTCAAAATACCAGTGAGTACTATGAAGATccacaaaatttatttttgacaattaattcattttcagaaGTAGAAAATAATAGGTATTTTGATACTGGTTGTAGCAATCATTGTGTGGGAAAATGAATTATTTTCTTCTCTAAAATCTACCGTGAAGTTTGGAAACAATTCAAATATTACAATTTTAGGGAAATGTCGAATTTCTATAAGGTTGAAAGATGGATCACAAAAACTTTATTTGGTGGTGTTTTCTATGCTCATTGTCTTCATCAGAATCTATTGAGTATGGGACAACTGTCAGAGAAAGGTCATAACATGTAGATTCACAATGGTTTCTGCATGTTGATTGACATAAATGACAGATTTATCACAAAGGTGTGAATGACACCGAATCACCTATTTCCTTTTAAAATTCAACATGAAAAATTTCCTTGCTTGAGTTATCATTCCAAATAATAATTGGTTGTGGCACATAAGATTTAGTCACTGCCATTTTTCTAGCTTGAATTACCCGTCGAGAAAAGAATATGTTTCTGGATTGGCTGTTGTGAATATTCCAAATGGAGTATGTGAGACTTTTCAAATTGGATAGAAGCATAGAGATTCATTTCCAACTAGAATGTCTTGGCGAGCGAAGAAACTACTGCAGATAATTCATTCACACTTGTGTTAAGGGGAAATATCTATACCTGGTGGTTATAAATACTTTATTACTTTTATTGATGCTTTTAGTAGAAAGACTTAGGTgtatttcttgaaacaaaaatcATAAGCATGTGATGCCTTCAAGATATTCAAGGCATTTGTAGAAAAACAAAGTGGTTATAAAATCAAAGCATTGAGAATAGACAGGGGCCAAGAATACCTCGTTGGTACAAGTTTCTTTGagcaacatggaattgagcatcaaTTAACAACAAGATATAGACCTTAGCATAATGGAGTTACTGAAAGAAATAATAGAACAATCATGGATATGGTGAGATTCATGTTGAAGGCCAAACATATGCCTAAGGAATTTTGAGCAGAAGCTGTAGCTACTGCGGTTTATATTTTAAACATGTATCCTACAAAAAGTGTCCAAGAAAAGACTCCCGAGGAGCTTGGAATGGAAGAAGGCCTTCAATTCGCCACCTTAGAGTTTTTGGATGTATTGCATATTTCTcacgttttttttaataagcaatgattttataagaaatcgcactaggggtgcaacccttacaacaagaaTACACTAGAAAGTGTTGTTAAAACATAAtggtaatttataccaatcataaaaattaatcCTACGCGATGATTCCCTAATACAAACCCATCTCCAAGAATAATACATAATGTTAGAAATCACCTCATCAAAGCTAAAAAGAACGTTATCAAATGTGACGGTGTTTCTCATACCAGATCAATTGAGAAATAAGTTAGATGACAAAGGAGAAAGATGCATCTTTGTTGGTTATAGTTCAAAATCAAAGGCTTATGAGCTCTACATTCCAGAGACACGAAAGATGATTATCAGTCGAGATGTGACTTTTGATGAAGGAGGAATGTGGGGTTGGTCCTCAAAGTCACAAAAGGATCCAATACTGACTTCAAATGATTATGAAGAGTATACTAAATATAATCTAACACCTGATGAGGCAGAAACATCCATTAGACAACAAACAACACCTGATGAGCAAGAAATATTCAGCAGACAACAAAGGTCGCGTAGATTACTAGCCAAACTGTAAGATTGTGCTTTGGGTAATGATAATGACCCATCTGATGAAGAGATTATCAACTTTGCTTTATTTGCATATTGTGAGCCATTAAATTAAGCCTCATgtgataaaaattgaagaaaagtcaTGAATGAAGAAATCAATGCAATTAAGAAGAATAAAACATGGGAGCTAACAGAGATACAAGCAGACAAGAAACTTATATGAGTGAAGTGGTGTACAAGACAAAGTACAAACTCAGTGGTGAGATTGATCGCTTTAAAGCAAGGTTGGTGGGAAAAGGATACAAGCAAAAACCAGGTATTGATTACTTTGAGGTATTTCTCCTGTTACAATGTTAGATACAATTTGAATGCTTATTTCGATCTCAGCTCAAAATAGTTAGAAAATACATCTAATAGATGTGAAGTCTGCATTTTTTAATGGTAATCTTGAAGAAAAAGATATATGCAGGTGATATTTTAAAGAAGTTCAAGATAGAGCATTCAAACCCAATTTACACGTCCATGGAAGAAAAGTTGAAATTAACGAGAGAAAATGGTCGCAAGAGGGTAGACTCAACCTAATATAAAATTTTGATCGAAAGTATGAGATATTTAACCGCGACAAGATCTGATGTAGTATATGGAGTTAGTTTGCTTAGCAAATTCATGGAAGAACTGTGTGTTAGCCACTTGCAAGGAGCTAAGAGGATTCTTCATTATATAAAAGATACATTGACTGGTGAAATGTTTTATGCTAGTAATAATAATGTGGAGCTTGTTGGATACACATATAATGATTGGACTGGAGatataaaaacaagaaaaagcacGTCAGAGTATGCATTTCATGGTCTTCGAAGAAACAACTAGCTGTGGCGCTTTCTACCGCTGAAGCTGAATATATTGTAGCAATCAGTTATGCTACTCAAAGGATATGGATAAGAAGAATTTTAGAAGTAATACATTAGAAGCAGAATAATCCTACAAAGGTATATTGTGACAACAAGTCAACTATTGCATTGAATAAGAATCCAATTTTTCATAGACGATACAAGCATATTGATATTctatttcataaaataagagaGTTTATAGGTGAAAAAGTAGTGGTAGTCGAGTATTGTCAAATCAAATAACAAATTATAGATGTTTTTACAAAACGGTTAAAGATTAAGTTATTTtaaaagttaaagaaaatgcttagaatgataaattaatgttgaaattaaatcaaataatgtcTAGAAGTATTTAGAAAAGTTGGTAGATTAAATAAGTATAGAAGAATTTAGAAACTTAATTACTTAGTCCAAATAAAACAAAACTTACACATTAAGAAGGACTGTAATTAAAAACTGcttaaatcaaaattaattttcaacATCTTTGAACCAAATAGAAGAATCGGAAACGCAAACGCGCTTAAAGTAAAATCAAATACGAAGCTGAATTACaatcactttcaaaaaaaaaaaacttgtcaGTGAAAAAAATGGGGAAAAGGCATGTTGCGGACCCTCCGAACCTGAAGAAATACGGCGTTCCTTTATACTCCGTTGCTTGGGTACCCCGCAACACTCTCAAATCGATCCAAAATGTAACCGCCGACGATTCCCCCGACGCCGATTCTAAATCTCCGCCGGAGACATCTCCACTTGACGATGAGAACTACATCGTGGTCGCCGGCGGCGGTGGAGAAGGCCGAAGCGGTATCCCCAATTCTGTCATGCTCGCGCATTTCGATGTTGCATCTAATTCTCTCTCTGATCAACCGGTACATCATTTATTCCTTATGCTTCTTGCTTGCTTGTGAAATTTGTATGGATTTGATTTGATTCAGTAGCGAAAAAGTTGTAGTCAGAGAGATTTGAAGAATTGGATCTGATATTGAATAGGATTTGATTCGTTTTTGATTCTGTTACTGTTACTGAAGCATAGACACTGGAAACACGACACCGACACTAATATGTTGGCatcagtaataatttgaaaaaattgaaTAGGATCTGGTTTTGAATAGGATTTGATTTGTTCTTGTTTGAGTTATAATGTGAAGAATCTGTGTTCGTTGCTTAGAATTTTTTTCTATGGTTCATTTCATGTTTTGTTGAGGGTAGATTTGTTTGAATTGCATAAATTCTATGGCAGTGGTTCATATTACAATAATTTTTACTGCATAAGGATTCGCTGTAGTCTCTTGTCTGAATAACTTCATCAATATTTCAGGTGAATAAGCTAGGAACTAACTCTGAGTTGCCTTATAGAATGACACTTCACCCCAATGGAGATGGAGTTATTTGTGCAATGGAAACGCCAAAGATTTGCAGGTCTTTTGCTTCtcatctcttctttttgtttcatATACTTGGTGATTTTGTTAACTAGAAATCCAGCTAGAGTTCATTTATCCGTTTAATTTTAATGTGTCTTATTTCAAATGTGAGAGAGGTAAGACTAGTTTGAGCATACTTGTAAGCCGTGCTTGGGTTGAACAGTTGGAAAATGGAAGCATTTTTTATCTGAATTTTATCATGTTCCTATGCTTTTCCTTTTTCCACCTACTCAACCAAGTTATCAGAAACGTGGATCAAGATAGAAAAGTTGGATCATGAGTTCAATGGTTTCAGATTTGTATGATTTATGAACCAAAAATTCTAGAAGTATTATAAGCTGTCTAGTATATTAAGGAACTGCATAAGGTCtatatattttgattatataTCCAAAATGTATCCTTTTTTAAGTTGACCCTCTAGTCTAGGCTGGGACACACTTCAATTAGGAGATATCTTTCAATAGTTATTTACACTTTATTAGCTGCAAATAAATTGAGGTAATTCAATCACTTAGTTCTACAACTCTATCTTCAAAAACTTTCACTCAAAAACATTATCTGCTGCACTATACTCTACTAGGATATAATATTGAATTGGTTAATGATAAACCATATAGACTGCATGATATTTTAATAATTCTAGCCATAGTGTGTGTGGTGTAAGAAGATGTTTGATAGCTATATCTGGATGTAGCTAGCAATAGCATTAGTAAGATAAGAAGTTAAATTCACAAATCAGCATGCATTAATTTTTTGGAAAAGCAGTTATCAGTAATCTAATCTAattaattgatttgaaaaaaatcCTTACTATAAATAGTTTTAAGAACTCATAGTGTTTATTCATAAAAGGCCGTCTCATTGTTGAAGAATTTTGTTTAATTTAGAGCCAGTATTATCAGTATTGTTCGATGGGCAAAAATATCTGGAAAATGGTTCTTtctttctacatttcttttccTTGTCAATTGTTTTTAGAGGGTTGGCTGCTGAATTATTGGTGTATGCCATTGTAAAGTTTCCAGAACACGTCCTAGTGCTGACACTAACTAAACAAAAGTAGGGGTTTACTACATTCCAGGAGGAAATACAATATAAAAGACGGCAGTTAAGGTCACTGCATTGTGTCAGTCCATAATACTGTATTGATACTCTAGACCAACGGAAGACTGATATTCTTTTGCACTGTTACAACTAACTGTAGAACATCATGATCAATAACTTATTGGGCCTTGAGCATGCAGGTGGTTTGACTGGGATAAGATCGAGACTGCTGAAGTACACAAGTTGGGTCTGAAGTTGTCAGAGAAAGTCCTCACCCAGTTGGATAATGTTGGCCTACAATTGGCATTGGCATTCAGCAATGATGGTACTACACTAGCTGCTGGTGGAGAGGTATTCGCTTCCTTTACATATATAAAAATGAAGAGAAACTGTTTGCTAACACTGATAACAAATTTtagtaacaaaaataaaaagatgatTTATGGAAATTATCTCCACTCATTAATTACTATTACACTTTGTTCAAGGAATGTTTTTTGTAGAGATAAGATCCAAGCTATTGTTTTTTCATTCTTCATACAAGCCATTACAAATGTATAATCTCTTATAAAAACAATTTGATGTAAGTAGGTAGTTCTAGTATCACAAGGTCAGTTTAAGACATGCACTTAATAGGAGAATTACTTGAGTATTACTTTAGTATATGAAAAGTCAATCCAGGTTATAATGGTAAGCCCATTTTATTTGAAATAGATGTAATCATGTAACAATTTGTTTGGCTGCTGACCTAGTGGAAAAAGGCTTTGGTTGTTGTTGTAAGAACCATTTGTTTGTCCATAGTACAAATATTATTTCCCTGTGTCTGTTAACATAAATCTGAAAACATTGGTCGGAAGATCCAGCCTAAATGGGTGGCAATTGACAAGCCTAAAATTGTTTTACCAACAAACATAAATTTGTAGATTATTTAGTTTTTAAAGGATTGGCATGCCATATGATATTGTATTTTTGTGCAGTACAGGATGGAAGTCTAAGGGTTTTCAAGTGGCCTAGCATGGAAAATATTCTCAATGAGTCTAATGCTCATTCTACTGTGAAGGACTTGCACTTCAGGTTTGATGCACATAGTAGCATAAGCATTTCACATAATAAATACTATTTGACTTCGTAAATCacaaggaaaagaagaaaaagttaagAAAGGATAAGCGATAGAGAGCCTCTGTAAACCCTGTTATTTCTGATGGATTGTAGCTTAGTCTGGTTTTTCTGTCTTGCAGTTCTGATGGCAAGTTAATTGTCTCTTTGGGAGGTGGTGGCCCCTGTAAGGTTTGGGACATTTCTTCAGAAATAGTCTTGGCTACTCTAACAAATGAAAATgtaagcaattgattaaaacctcACTACTGGATAATGTTATTTTTGGTTTGATGGTTTtttatgcattgtttgaaattatCTTTTCCTTGAAGATTAATTGATTGAAATTTTTCTTCTATGAATTGCACTCAA contains:
- the LOC131602547 gene encoding SEC12-like protein 2, with protein sequence MGKRHVADPPNLKKYGVPLYSVAWVPRNTLKSIQNVTADDSPDADSKSPPETSPLDDENYIVVAGGGGEGRSGIPNSVMLAHFDVASNSLSDQPVNKLGTNSELPYRMTLHPNGDGVICAMETPKICRWFDWDKIETAEVHKLGLKLSEKVLTQLDNVGLQLALAFSNDGTTLAAGGEDGSLRVFKWPSMENILNESNAHSTVKDLHFSSDGKLIVSLGGGGPCKVWDISSEIVLATLTNENRENFSSCRFSQINDTTQVLYIAAKTDKGGSILTWNTKTWERISSKYISRDVISAFNVSPDGKFLACGTPEGEIIIVNSTNMHIQTKIKKAHLGIITALAFSPDSRALASVSWDSSARVTIIEEKKNGGLNLWIAVLIILLAIAAAYFLKVEGIEKLWLKDY